A part of Desulfobacter sp. genomic DNA contains:
- a CDS encoding formate--tetrahydrofolate ligase: protein MALDPTKHADWEIAEDAEKNMLTIYEIGEKLGLTKEELLPQGHYIAKIDFRKVLERLKDRPNGKYIDVTAISPTPLGEGKSTSSMGLVQGLGKIGKNVCAAIRQPSGGPTMNIKGSAAGGGLAQCIPLTPFSLGFTGDINAIMNAHNLAMVALTSRMQHERNYTDEQLERLSGMKRIDIDPTNVEMGWIMDFCCQALRNIIIGIDGVNGKADGFMMKSKFGIAVSSEVMAILSLATDLKDMRERMGKIVVAYTKKGKPVTTEDLQVAGAMTAWMVDALNPSLMQTLEGQPVIVHAGPFANIAIGQSSIIADKVGLKLADYHVTESGFGADIGFEKFWNLKCRYSGLTPDCAVVVATIRALKCHGGAPVPVPGKPMPEEYASENVEWVAKGCANLIHHIKNVRKAGIAPVVCINAFYTDTDAEIAKVRELCEAEGARVALSRHWEQGGDGAIEFAKTVVEACEDKTDFKFLYELDMPIKERIELIAKEVYGADGVDYSAEAEKSLARIQADPELAGLGMCMVKTHLSLSDNPALKGVPTNWRLTIREVLTYGGAGFIVPVAGAISLMPGTGSNPAFKRVDVDVETGKVQGVF from the coding sequence ATGGCATTAGATCCTACCAAACATGCAGACTGGGAAATTGCAGAAGATGCAGAAAAAAACATGCTCACCATTTATGAAATTGGTGAGAAACTCGGTCTGACAAAGGAAGAGCTGCTTCCCCAGGGCCATTACATCGCAAAAATCGATTTCAGAAAAGTTCTTGAGCGTCTAAAAGACAGACCCAACGGCAAGTACATTGATGTAACTGCGATCTCCCCAACACCACTGGGTGAAGGCAAATCCACTTCTTCAATGGGCCTGGTGCAGGGCCTTGGAAAGATCGGTAAAAACGTTTGCGCCGCCATCCGTCAGCCTTCCGGCGGACCGACCATGAATATCAAAGGTTCTGCTGCCGGCGGCGGTCTGGCCCAGTGTATCCCCCTGACGCCTTTCTCTCTCGGTTTCACCGGCGACATCAATGCCATCATGAATGCCCACAACCTGGCCATGGTCGCATTGACCTCCCGCATGCAGCATGAAAGAAACTATACCGACGAGCAGTTGGAACGCCTCTCCGGCATGAAGAGAATAGACATTGATCCCACCAACGTTGAAATGGGCTGGATCATGGACTTCTGCTGCCAGGCGCTGAGAAACATCATCATCGGTATTGACGGCGTGAACGGCAAGGCCGACGGTTTCATGATGAAATCCAAATTCGGCATTGCGGTTTCCTCAGAAGTCATGGCCATTCTTTCCCTGGCCACCGACCTTAAGGATATGCGTGAAAGAATGGGCAAAATCGTTGTTGCCTATACTAAAAAAGGCAAACCCGTTACCACTGAAGATCTCCAGGTCGCCGGCGCCATGACCGCATGGATGGTTGATGCTCTGAACCCCTCTCTGATGCAGACCCTGGAAGGCCAGCCCGTCATCGTTCATGCCGGCCCCTTTGCCAACATTGCCATCGGTCAGAGTTCCATCATTGCTGACAAAGTCGGCCTGAAACTGGCTGATTACCATGTAACTGAATCCGGTTTCGGTGCAGACATCGGGTTTGAAAAATTCTGGAACCTCAAATGCCGCTACTCCGGCCTGACACCTGACTGCGCCGTTGTTGTTGCCACCATCCGTGCGCTTAAATGCCACGGCGGCGCTCCGGTTCCCGTTCCCGGCAAGCCCATGCCCGAAGAATACGCAAGCGAGAATGTGGAATGGGTTGCTAAAGGCTGTGCCAACCTTATCCACCACATTAAAAATGTCCGGAAAGCCGGTATCGCTCCTGTTGTATGTATCAATGCCTTCTACACCGACACCGACGCCGAAATTGCCAAGGTTCGCGAGCTTTGCGAAGCTGAAGGCGCAAGGGTTGCTCTCTCCCGTCACTGGGAACAGGGTGGTGACGGCGCCATCGAATTTGCCAAGACCGTTGTCGAAGCGTGTGAAGACAAGACCGATTTCAAATTCCTCTATGAGTTGGATATGCCCATTAAAGAGAGAATTGAACTTATTGCCAAAGAAGTTTACGGTGCCGATGGTGTTGACTACTCAGCCGAAGCGGAAAAGTCCCTTGCCAGAATCCAGGCGGACCCCGAACTTGCCGGCCTGGGCATGTGCATGGTTAAAACCCATCTCTCCCTGTCTGATAATCCCGCGCTCAAGGGTGTGCCCACCAACTGGCGCCTGACCATCCGCGAGGTTCTCACCTACGGCGGTGCAGGCTTCATCGTTCCTGTTGCCGGTGCCATCTCCCTGATGCCGGGTACGGGCTCCAACCCCGCCTTCAAGCGTGTTGACGTTGACGTTGAAACCGGTAAGGTTCAGGGTGTATTCTAG
- the ispE gene encoding 4-(cytidine 5'-diphospho)-2-C-methyl-D-erythritol kinase: MAGSAGRVSLISPAKLNLFLYVTGKRDNGFHELYSLMVPVSLSDRLVIELGGHGIRAVCEHPGVPEDKSNLVCRAAERFMDVCRSRGINLPFEGMRIIIEKNIPVGGGLGGGSSNAASVLTGLNRVAGSPLTGTELEQMGLALGADVPFFISGRPAFATGVGEILQPCGDLPEIWAVIVSPGVFSSTVDVFKKLEFGLTFQPDYIMNTGSNALPFDFGFDGGGELHNDLEDPACKLYPEIGSTKKEMELLLQRKVHMSGSGSSLFALYSGGEAAGAGYRLLSSRFPESGKKVFLARVGQATI; the protein is encoded by the coding sequence ATGGCCGGCAGTGCAGGCAGGGTTTCCCTTATTTCCCCTGCCAAGCTCAACCTCTTTTTATATGTGACGGGAAAGCGGGACAACGGGTTCCACGAGCTGTACTCTTTGATGGTGCCGGTCAGCCTGAGCGACCGCCTGGTAATTGAACTGGGCGGCCACGGTATCCGGGCGGTCTGTGAGCACCCCGGGGTGCCGGAAGACAAAAGCAACCTTGTCTGCCGGGCCGCCGAACGGTTTATGGATGTCTGTCGCAGCAGGGGGATCAATCTTCCCTTTGAGGGCATGCGTATAATTATTGAGAAGAATATTCCGGTTGGCGGCGGGCTCGGGGGGGGCAGCTCCAATGCGGCGTCCGTTCTGACCGGGCTGAACAGGGTGGCTGGTTCCCCCTTGACTGGAACTGAACTTGAACAGATGGGACTGGCGCTTGGGGCCGATGTCCCCTTCTTTATTTCAGGCCGCCCTGCCTTTGCCACAGGGGTCGGGGAAATCCTTCAACCATGCGGGGATCTGCCTGAAATCTGGGCTGTGATTGTCAGCCCCGGGGTCTTTTCCTCAACGGTGGATGTTTTTAAAAAGTTAGAATTTGGATTGACATTTCAACCGGATTATATTATGAATACTGGTTCGAATGCGTTGCCATTCGATTTTGGGTTCGACGGCGGGGGAGAACTGCACAACGATCTTGAAGATCCGGCCTGCAAATTATACCCTGAAATCGGCTCAACAAAGAAAGAGATGGAGTTGTTGCTGCAAAGAAAAGTGCACATGTCTGGAAGCGGCTCATCTCTTTTTGCTCTTTATTCCGGGGGTGAGGCGGCTGGCGCAGGATATCGCCTGCTCAGCAGCAGGTTCCCGGAATCCGGGAAAAAAGTATTTTTGGCCCGGGTAGGGCAGGCCACAATTTGA
- a CDS encoding aminoacyl-tRNA hydrolase, with translation MSDSKFTLVAGLGNPGKEYSQTRHNIGFMVVDAFAAHVGQELNKQQFDAAYARTRFRGKGLFLVKPMSYMNRSGIPIQRLAAYYKIDMGDIIVIHDDMDLAFGQIKIVRGRGHGGHNGIRSIIDAFGRKECIRVKVGVGHPGTRKDVTGHVLGKFTPDEQADLDRLVQDASDACLAILNDGVVKAMNQINSKR, from the coding sequence ATGTCTGATTCTAAGTTTACACTGGTGGCGGGTCTGGGAAATCCTGGAAAGGAATATTCCCAGACCCGCCATAATATTGGGTTCATGGTTGTTGATGCGTTTGCCGCTCACGTGGGCCAAGAACTGAATAAGCAGCAGTTTGACGCGGCTTATGCCCGTACCCGGTTCAGGGGAAAGGGCCTTTTCCTTGTCAAGCCCATGTCATATATGAACCGTTCCGGCATCCCCATCCAGCGGCTGGCGGCCTACTATAAGATCGACATGGGTGACATCATCGTGATCCATGACGATATGGACCTGGCATTCGGCCAGATTAAGATTGTCCGGGGGCGGGGCCATGGGGGGCATAACGGCATTCGTTCCATTATTGATGCCTTCGGCCGTAAGGAATGTATCCGCGTAAAGGTGGGGGTGGGGCATCCCGGTACCCGCAAGGATGTCACCGGCCATGTGCTTGGCAAGTTTACCCCCGACGAGCAGGCGGACCTGGACCGGCTGGTCCAGGACGCATCCGATGCCTGTCTGGCCATTCTTAATGACGGGGTGGTAAAGGCAATGAATCAAATCAACTCAAAGCGTTAG
- a CDS encoding ribose-phosphate pyrophosphokinase: MNGLSIFAGNSNSVLAERISEYLAKPLGRLKVNRFSDGETQVEIHENVRKQEIYVIQSTCYPVNDNLVELLLLIDAFKRSSASRVNAVIPYFGYARQDKKVAPRVPISAKLVADLLDATGVDRVITMDLHAAQIQGFFNVPVDNLYAAPIIIDDIKTRFSGDLVVVSPDAGGVERARAYAKRLDAGLAIVDKRRSAPNQAKAMAIIGDVEGKTAIVIDDMVDTAGTLTEAAGVIRDKGAKEVHAYCTHPVLSGPAIDRIKDSSLNSLVATDTIPLSEEARACDKIKTLSIAKLVGEAIMRSYRGDSVNSLFV, encoded by the coding sequence ATGAATGGCTTGTCAATTTTTGCAGGGAATTCCAACTCCGTGCTTGCGGAAAGAATTTCGGAATACCTTGCAAAACCCTTGGGAAGATTGAAAGTCAACCGCTTCAGTGACGGGGAAACCCAGGTTGAAATTCATGAGAATGTCCGGAAACAGGAAATTTATGTGATCCAGTCCACCTGCTATCCGGTCAATGACAATCTGGTTGAACTCCTTCTTTTGATTGATGCCTTTAAACGGTCATCAGCCAGCCGGGTTAATGCGGTTATTCCGTATTTTGGATATGCCCGCCAGGATAAAAAAGTTGCCCCAAGGGTACCCATCAGCGCAAAACTGGTTGCGGACCTACTGGATGCCACCGGTGTTGACAGGGTCATTACCATGGATCTGCATGCGGCCCAGATTCAGGGCTTTTTCAACGTGCCCGTGGATAACCTATATGCGGCGCCCATTATTATTGATGATATCAAGACCCGTTTTTCCGGAGACCTGGTGGTGGTTTCTCCTGATGCCGGAGGTGTTGAGCGGGCAAGGGCATATGCCAAGCGCCTGGATGCCGGCCTGGCCATCGTGGATAAACGCCGCAGCGCTCCGAACCAGGCAAAGGCCATGGCCATTATCGGGGATGTTGAAGGCAAGACCGCCATTGTAATCGACGATATGGTGGATACCGCCGGAACGCTTACTGAAGCCGCAGGGGTAATCCGGGACAAGGGCGCCAAAGAAGTCCATGCCTATTGCACCCACCCGGTGCTGTCCGGTCCTGCCATTGATAGAATCAAAGATTCGTCCCTAAATTCTCTTGTTGCAACCGATACCATTCCCTTATCAGAGGAAGCCCGTGCCTGTGACAAGATTAAGACGCTTTCCATTGCCAAACTCGTGGGTGAGGCGATCATGCGCAGTTACAGGGGTGATTCTGTAAATTCTCTATTTGTATAA
- a CDS encoding CarD family transcriptional regulator, producing the protein MAEKSGKTKAKAISQSTKKEFSKGDLAVYPAHGVGYIESIESQEINGDTMNFYMMKIVENGMMIMIPTSNVESVGLREVIPKNEVPEVYKVMQEKAQNMDNQTWNRRYREYMDKIKTGSIYDVAEVFRDLFQLKLEKDLSFGERKLLDTAQNLLVQELSMAKDIDEKSMMQEIENLFT; encoded by the coding sequence ATGGCAGAAAAATCCGGTAAAACCAAGGCTAAGGCAATAAGTCAATCAACCAAAAAAGAGTTTTCCAAAGGCGACCTAGCTGTCTATCCAGCACATGGGGTCGGCTATATTGAATCCATAGAAAGCCAGGAAATCAACGGGGACACCATGAATTTCTATATGATGAAAATCGTGGAGAACGGCATGATGATCATGATTCCCACATCCAACGTGGAATCCGTGGGCCTAAGGGAAGTTATCCCCAAAAACGAGGTTCCCGAAGTCTATAAGGTAATGCAGGAAAAAGCACAGAATATGGACAACCAGACCTGGAACCGCAGGTACCGGGAGTACATGGATAAAATCAAGACCGGATCCATCTACGATGTGGCAGAAGTGTTCAGGGATCTTTTCCAGCTGAAGCTTGAAAAAGACCTTTCCTTTGGCGAACGCAAACTGCTGGATACGGCCCAGAACCTCCTGGTTCAGGAACTTTCCATGGCAAAGGATATTGATGAAAAATCCATGATGCAAGAGATCGAAAACCTGTTTACCTGA
- a CDS encoding acetate--CoA ligase family protein produces the protein MDRLDAIFSPETIAVIGASTQKGKVGHDIFANILSGGYKGTLYPVNPKARSVLSVKCYTSISTIPDPIDLAMIILPPRAALGAVKECIEKGVKGIVIVSAGFKEVGGDGLEIEEKIKQLCAHAGVRLVGPNCLGVINPSHKVSLNASFSARMPKPGNVSFISQSGALCTAVLDYAADKGFGFSKFISIGNKADVDELDLLRYYHNDPDTDVVMIYMEELSRPAGEFITEVREMTSGTHPTHVIAIKSGTSAAGAAAAASHTGALAGSDVMYDGLFSMAGIQRCNSVNQLFDYAQALAANKYPAGDRIAIVTNAGGPGIIATDMSEQSGLRLARFSEDTIKELKKYLPATANFHNPVDVIGDAAKDRYENTLATVLGDRNVDAVLIILTPQSMTDAIGTAEAIVRIAKNSLKPILCAFMGVVDVSDGVKLLQEHRVPVYQFPESAARSLGALQESQKWLFRKILPQYELSCDREKAAGIIQGYLDEGRTVLGELDGNEILKCYGFNTIPMALARTGEEAVKIAGDIGYPVVMKIVSRQILHKSDAGGVLVGVADEEAVRSGFQTIMDNAEKYDAGAELDGVLIQKVAPMGKEVILGITKDPVFGHAVMFGLGGIFVEVYKDVAFRLSPMGRNVARRMVKSIKGYPILKGVRGEAPSDIEAIEKNIVSLKAMVDHHPMIKELDINPLFVHEEGKGTTVADIIIRLESDGNE, from the coding sequence ATGGATAGATTGGATGCGATTTTTTCACCCGAAACCATAGCAGTCATCGGCGCCTCAACCCAGAAAGGCAAGGTGGGTCATGATATATTTGCCAATATTCTCTCCGGCGGATATAAAGGAACCCTTTACCCTGTCAATCCCAAGGCCAGATCCGTTCTCAGCGTCAAATGCTATACCAGTATTTCCACCATTCCCGACCCCATCGACCTGGCCATGATTATTCTGCCCCCCCGGGCGGCGCTGGGGGCGGTGAAGGAATGTATAGAAAAAGGGGTAAAGGGGATTGTTATCGTTTCAGCCGGGTTTAAGGAAGTGGGGGGTGACGGGCTGGAGATTGAGGAAAAGATCAAGCAGCTTTGCGCCCATGCCGGGGTCCGCCTGGTGGGGCCCAATTGCCTGGGGGTGATCAATCCCTCTCACAAAGTCTCATTGAATGCAAGTTTTTCCGCCCGTATGCCCAAGCCGGGCAATGTTTCCTTTATTTCCCAGAGCGGCGCCCTGTGCACGGCCGTACTCGATTATGCAGCGGACAAGGGGTTCGGCTTTTCAAAATTTATCTCCATCGGCAACAAGGCAGATGTGGATGAACTGGATCTGCTCCGGTATTACCACAACGATCCGGATACCGATGTGGTCATGATTTATATGGAAGAACTCTCCCGGCCGGCGGGGGAGTTTATCACCGAAGTCCGGGAAATGACCTCGGGGACCCATCCCACCCATGTGATTGCCATAAAATCCGGCACCTCGGCGGCGGGTGCGGCGGCTGCCGCCTCCCACACCGGGGCCCTGGCCGGTTCCGACGTCATGTATGACGGCCTTTTTTCCATGGCCGGCATCCAGCGGTGCAACAGCGTCAACCAGCTCTTTGACTATGCCCAGGCATTGGCGGCCAATAAATATCCGGCCGGCGACCGGATCGCCATTGTCACCAATGCGGGAGGCCCCGGGATTATTGCCACGGACATGAGTGAGCAGTCCGGGCTGAGGCTTGCCCGGTTTTCAGAAGATACCATCAAGGAATTGAAAAAATACCTGCCGGCCACGGCCAATTTCCACAATCCCGTTGATGTGATCGGGGATGCGGCCAAAGACCGGTACGAGAATACCCTGGCCACGGTGCTGGGAGACCGGAATGTGGATGCCGTGCTCATCATTCTCACCCCCCAGTCCATGACAGATGCCATCGGCACGGCCGAGGCCATTGTCCGCATTGCCAAAAACAGCCTCAAGCCCATCCTCTGCGCATTCATGGGGGTGGTGGACGTCTCCGACGGGGTGAAGCTGCTCCAGGAACACCGGGTGCCGGTCTACCAGTTTCCGGAGAGTGCGGCCCGTTCCCTGGGTGCCCTTCAGGAAAGCCAGAAATGGCTGTTTCGAAAGATCCTCCCCCAGTATGAGCTCTCCTGCGACCGTGAAAAGGCCGCCGGCATCATCCAGGGGTACCTGGACGAAGGCCGGACGGTTTTGGGGGAACTGGACGGCAACGAAATTCTGAAGTGTTACGGGTTCAATACCATTCCCATGGCACTGGCTAGAACCGGAGAGGAGGCCGTCAAGATTGCCGGGGATATCGGTTATCCCGTTGTTATGAAAATTGTTTCCCGCCAGATCCTCCATAAATCCGACGCCGGTGGGGTGCTGGTGGGAGTTGCCGATGAAGAGGCGGTCAGGTCGGGATTCCAGACGATTATGGACAACGCTGAAAAATATGATGCCGGTGCCGAACTGGACGGGGTGCTGATCCAGAAGGTGGCCCCTATGGGCAAGGAGGTGATATTGGGGATTACCAAGGATCCGGTATTCGGCCATGCCGTGATGTTCGGTCTGGGAGGTATTTTTGTGGAGGTCTATAAGGATGTCGCCTTCCGCCTTTCCCCCATGGGACGGAATGTGGCCCGGCGCATGGTGAAGAGTATCAAAGGGTATCCCATCCTTAAGGGGGTGAGGGGAGAGGCGCCTTCTGATATTGAAGCCATTGAAAAAAATATCGTATCCCTGAAGGCCATGGTGGACCACCACCCCATGATTAAAGAACTGGATATCAACCCCCTCTTTGTCCATGAAGAGGGGAAGGGCACCACGGTAGCTGATATTATTATCCGCCTGGAATCAGACGGGAATGAATGA
- a CDS encoding acetyl-CoA decarbonylase/synthase complex subunit delta yields the protein MGFEITKETYAGSIKGVTIGKGDTALTVGGQTSYPFYQFEGEMPNKPVVAMEIWDMEPEDWPEAAIAPFKDVVSDPAAWAKKCVEDYGAQAIVLQLKSIDPNDKDASPEDAAATVKKVLGAISVPLIVWGCAVPAKDEDVLKKIAEECQGENLILGPVEEKNHKGIGAACMGYGHTIISSSPIDVNLAKQVNILLENLGVPLDKVIVDPTTGGLGYGLEYSYSVMERLGQAAMTQGDDKLQNPMINNLGNEVWKCKEAKQTVEDAPELGDPERRAILMEAVGAVSYFMSGSSIMIMRHPEAIKLAKAFIDLLTDGGSAADVAPIAKLCDDVDIDFAALAPEADLTIEEEKKAAPAKAAAPAAKKEAPKAAAPAPEKPAPKAAAPAKEAPKAEAAPAAPAVDPEAEAKAKAEAEAKAKAEAEAKVKAEAEAKAKAKAEAKAKAEAEEKAKIEAEKQAEKDAAAARDAEEEEIRQKRAAEREAKAAERGTVTKTQISKTAAKIQKTELEKILESLARTHKRVA from the coding sequence GTGGGATTTGAAATAACCAAAGAAACTTATGCCGGCAGTATCAAGGGTGTTACCATTGGCAAAGGCGACACCGCGCTTACCGTCGGCGGACAAACAAGTTATCCTTTCTACCAGTTTGAAGGAGAGATGCCCAACAAGCCCGTGGTTGCCATGGAAATCTGGGACATGGAACCCGAAGACTGGCCCGAAGCAGCCATAGCGCCGTTTAAGGATGTTGTCTCAGATCCTGCGGCCTGGGCAAAGAAATGTGTTGAAGATTACGGCGCGCAGGCCATTGTTCTTCAGCTGAAAAGCATTGACCCCAACGACAAGGACGCAAGCCCTGAAGATGCCGCTGCCACCGTTAAAAAGGTGCTGGGGGCAATCAGTGTTCCCCTCATTGTCTGGGGATGTGCCGTTCCTGCAAAAGACGAAGATGTCCTCAAAAAAATTGCCGAAGAATGCCAGGGCGAAAACCTGATCCTCGGCCCGGTGGAAGAAAAGAACCATAAGGGTATTGGCGCAGCCTGCATGGGCTACGGCCACACCATCATCTCTTCTTCCCCCATCGACGTCAACCTGGCCAAACAGGTGAACATCCTCCTTGAAAACCTGGGAGTCCCCCTGGACAAGGTCATTGTTGATCCCACAACCGGTGGTCTGGGTTACGGTCTTGAGTATTCCTATTCGGTAATGGAGCGGCTGGGACAGGCCGCCATGACCCAGGGCGACGACAAGCTCCAGAACCCCATGATCAATAACCTGGGCAATGAAGTCTGGAAATGTAAAGAAGCCAAACAGACCGTTGAAGATGCACCGGAACTGGGTGATCCCGAAAGACGGGCCATCCTCATGGAAGCCGTGGGTGCGGTTTCCTATTTCATGTCCGGCTCCAGCATCATGATCATGCGCCATCCCGAAGCCATTAAACTGGCAAAGGCTTTCATCGACCTGCTGACAGACGGCGGTTCCGCAGCCGACGTTGCCCCCATTGCCAAGCTCTGCGACGATGTGGATATCGATTTTGCAGCGCTTGCTCCGGAAGCAGACCTGACCATTGAAGAAGAAAAGAAAGCCGCTCCGGCCAAGGCCGCCGCTCCCGCAGCCAAGAAAGAAGCCCCCAAGGCTGCAGCGCCTGCCCCGGAAAAACCAGCTCCCAAGGCTGCAGCGCCTGCAAAAGAAGCGCCTAAAGCTGAGGCAGCACCTGCCGCTCCGGCAGTAGATCCTGAAGCCGAAGCCAAGGCAAAAGCCGAAGCAGAAGCCAAGGCCAAGGCAGAAGCCGAAGCCAAGGTGAAAGCCGAAGCAGAAGCCAAAGCCAAGGCAAAGGCCGAAGCCAAAGCAAAGGCCGAAGCAGAAGAAAAAGCCAAGATCGAGGCTGAGAAACAGGCCGAAAAAGATGCCGCTGCTGCAAGGGACGCTGAAGAAGAAGAAATCCGGCAGAAACGGGCCGCTGAAAGAGAGGCCAAAGCTGCTGAAAGAGGCACTGTAACGAAAACTCAAATTTCTAAAACTGCTGCCAAAATCCAGAAGACCGAACTCGAAAAGATTCTGGAATCCCTGGCAAGAACCCATAAGCGAGTAGCATAA
- a CDS encoding DUF1844 domain-containing protein yields the protein MPQGNGFVMENGKPGSEKGAGMPKIDFSSFILSLYSSGLVQLGKVEDPSTGKKTVNLEMAQHTIDMIAMLLEKTKGNLTEDEDNLLKALLSELRMAYVDARG from the coding sequence ATGCCGCAAGGAAACGGTTTTGTCATGGAAAACGGGAAACCCGGATCTGAGAAAGGGGCGGGAATGCCCAAAATAGACTTTTCAAGCTTTATTCTCTCTTTGTATTCATCGGGGCTGGTGCAGCTGGGCAAAGTTGAAGATCCGTCCACCGGGAAAAAAACGGTGAACCTGGAAATGGCTCAGCATACCATTGATATGATCGCCATGCTCCTGGAGAAGACAAAGGGCAACCTGACCGAAGATGAGGATAATCTGCTCAAAGCCCTGCTTTCTGAATTGCGTATGGCCTACGTGGATGCCCGTGGATAG
- a CDS encoding 50S ribosomal protein L25, with translation MELIELNAKTREGKGKGAARKLRAADAIPAIVYGAKTEPVMLSVDRSVFDKIVRDHGTTGLFFDMKIEGGQEKMVMLKEVQMDAFGLKYLHIDFHEIDMDAKVSVTVPVETEGVAAGAKEGGLLQIIRRELDILCKPKDTPESIVLDISELNIGDAIHVEDLDLGEAIDIPHEVNFTIATVVPPVTSSEGVEEEEEGEEEEAAAAE, from the coding sequence TTGGAACTAATTGAACTTAATGCAAAAACAAGAGAAGGGAAAGGAAAAGGCGCAGCCCGGAAACTGAGAGCTGCTGACGCTATTCCTGCCATCGTTTACGGCGCAAAAACCGAGCCCGTAATGTTGTCCGTAGATAGGTCGGTTTTCGATAAAATCGTTCGTGATCACGGAACCACCGGTCTGTTTTTCGATATGAAAATCGAGGGCGGCCAGGAAAAGATGGTTATGCTCAAAGAGGTACAGATGGATGCTTTCGGTCTTAAATATCTTCACATTGATTTCCATGAGATCGATATGGATGCCAAGGTATCCGTTACCGTTCCCGTTGAAACCGAAGGTGTTGCTGCCGGCGCTAAAGAAGGCGGCCTGCTGCAGATCATCCGTCGTGAACTGGATATTCTCTGCAAGCCTAAAGACACCCCCGAAAGCATTGTTCTGGATATCTCTGAACTGAATATCGGCGACGCCATCCATGTCGAGGATCTTGATCTCGGCGAGGCCATTGATATCCCCCACGAGGTGAATTTCACCATCGCAACGGTTGTGCCGCCTGTTACTTCTTCTGAAGGTGTTGAAGAAGAAGAAGAAGGGGAAGAAGAAGAAGCTGCTGCTGCCGAATAG
- the folD gene encoding bifunctional methylenetetrahydrofolate dehydrogenase/methenyltetrahydrofolate cyclohydrolase FolD: protein MTAEIISGTQIRKEILAEIKEDVEKMKEKHGKVPGLVTILVGSSPASISYVTLKVKTANSLGFHEIQDDQPDDISEEDLLALIDKYNNDPDIHGILVQLPLPKHIDDKKILNAINPDKDVDAFHPVNVGRLMIGGDEAKFLPCTPAGIQEMIVRSGTETSGAEVVVVGRSNIVGKPIAMMMAQKGVGANATTTIVHTRTKDLAAHCKRADILIVAAGVPDLVKPEWIKPGATVIDVGVNRVGMNEETGKAILKGDVDFDAAKEIAGKITPVPGGVGPMTIAMLMKNTLKSAQWALGDL, encoded by the coding sequence ATGACTGCTGAAATTATTAGCGGAACCCAGATCAGAAAAGAGATCCTCGCAGAGATCAAAGAGGATGTCGAAAAAATGAAAGAAAAGCACGGGAAAGTCCCCGGCCTGGTAACCATTCTTGTGGGCTCAAGCCCGGCTTCCATTTCCTATGTGACCTTAAAGGTGAAAACTGCCAACAGCCTGGGTTTCCATGAAATCCAGGACGACCAGCCCGATGATATTTCTGAAGAAGATCTGCTGGCCCTGATTGACAAGTACAACAATGATCCGGATATCCACGGTATCCTGGTTCAGCTGCCCCTGCCCAAGCATATTGACGATAAAAAAATCCTCAATGCCATCAACCCGGATAAGGACGTTGATGCCTTCCATCCTGTCAATGTGGGACGCCTGATGATCGGCGGCGACGAAGCCAAATTCCTCCCCTGCACCCCTGCAGGCATCCAGGAAATGATCGTCCGTTCCGGCACTGAAACCTCAGGTGCAGAGGTGGTTGTTGTGGGACGCTCCAATATTGTGGGTAAACCCATTGCCATGATGATGGCCCAGAAGGGTGTCGGCGCCAACGCCACCACCACCATCGTTCACACCCGTACCAAAGATCTGGCCGCCCACTGCAAGCGGGCCGACATCCTTATTGTCGCCGCCGGCGTACCCGACCTGGTAAAACCTGAATGGATCAAACCCGGCGCCACGGTTATTGACGTAGGCGTAAACCGCGTGGGTATGAACGAAGAGACCGGCAAAGCCATCCTTAAGGGTGATGTGGACTTTGATGCAGCCAAGGAAATCGCAGGCAAGATTACACCTGTTCCCGGCGGCGTAGGCCCCATGACCATTGCCATGCTCATGAAAAATACCTTGAAATCCGCCCAGTGGGCCCTTGGGGATCTCTAA